Genomic window (Equus asinus isolate D_3611 breed Donkey chromosome 13, EquAss-T2T_v2, whole genome shotgun sequence):
AAATGCTGCTTATGtctcagattttatttcttttgagtacTTTAATCATCCTAGAATAACTTAATAATAAATAGTGGTTTAAATTAAAGACACGACAATCACATATTTCTGAATAATTAACAGCAACAGGAAACACATTTTTGAGTGCCGTTCTGTATACTCTATATTGAAATACTTCTGGTAAGGACTGGCCATAAAAAGAAGTGACAATCTTCACATTTATGAAGTTCAAGTTacatatattgttaaaatttctatttattagtCAAATGTTTGTTCTTCAACTGCGCTTCATTTCCATGGGATATTTGGAAAATTGGGAGGCCATGATTTGTTCATGGAAACCTCAGTATTTTTCAGAGGGTTTTAAACAATTTGTTCATATTTCTGAAAatgagacattttttaaatgatttaagatttttgttttgaatgGCCAATTTCATTTCAATGACCTGGGCACCATGTTGTTTCATAAGATAGTCATTTATCACATGTGAGAGCGGTTAAAACCACTTTGCCAAttcatgtcattttttaaaattggaatgtGAACCAAAGAGTCCTTCTCTGTATCTCCGTGCTGCCACCGAATACAGCCAGATTTATGTATGGAAGAGTGTTtggttgattttgttttggcttaaaaaacaagcaaaaaggaaaacttaaaagaaaggaaaaaaggatgtTGGTAGTGGTGTTCCGTGTacattccctttaaaatgtaGTTTTGAAAGTGGGTAGAGTCGTCagctcctctgcctccctgtgtcccccccacccccctccccagccaaCGCGATGGCTGATGTTACACGAAAGTGGGTCATACTGGCTCCATTTTCATGTGAACTTTATGCTCATTTTTCCCAAGGTCCATTTCGAGAAAGTCTTCGGGTATGTCTTGTAAAACCTTCCCATGACGACTCTCTGCCTTTGCTCTCCCTCCTTGATGACGCGGGCACAGTCCCTTTTTACAGGGTCTCACCAGTGCGAGGCACACGGCGGCCAGGAACATCCCAGCTGCGCAGGAGTAGAAGGCTCTGCTGTATATCTTACTCTGGTCCACCAGCAGACCTGGGGAGGGCATTCACATCTGTTAGCACCATGGACACAAACCCTCTCTCCCCCATGCGCCCCTCCAATTCAGAAGCTTCTCAGCATCtctgcctgctttcttttatcttgtttatctaaagaaaaaagagtgtGGAAGGTAGGAATCTTTTCTAGACGGGGGAGGAGAAATAAATCAGATGAACATGCAACGTACTTAGCACCTGAGAAAGGTATGTCGCTAACATGTTCTTCATGGGCTAACCTGTCCTAATAGAGAATTTAAATCACAGGATGGTTAGCTGCATGCTTCTCTGAAAAGGTAATATTCTTGAGAGAGGAAAGAGCGCTATTGTTTTCACTTGAGTTCACGAACTTGAGGTGTGTTTTCACGTGGGGTAAGATTTCTGCTCACCTAACTTCCAGGACCTATTCCAGGTCTGAGATATGAAACGTACCCGTGTCCTTCCTACCGGGAAATTTTCTGTAGTAGTCAGTTAAGGATGTGCAGAGGgctgccctgtgctcagtgccCTAACTCCCTTCCTAAAAAGGGAAGATGACGGACAGAAGTCCCTTAGTTCTGTTGCTCCAAAAGTCAGAGGGTAATGAGGTTAAAAGTCCGTGCGAGTCCTCTAGGATTTACAAGGCAAGTGGTGGGAAAAGCCTAGGATAGGCTGGACCACAGACACAGGTTCTAATCCTGACCTGGCTTATATTCTttgggcttcaatttcctcatatttAAATCAAGAGAGCTGGCTCAGGGAATCTCTAATCCTGCCAGCTCTGTCATTCTATGGAAGTATAAGAAtcagtagattttaaaaattagactcGAACAGGAAGCTAGCACTATCAGTAAGGGGACAGTAGACAAGGGTTTGTCTTTCGTGTGTTTCAATTACCTGCAAGGGGTGGGCCGGCCAGTCCTGCTATGCTCTGAATGAAGACGTACACTCCGGCTGCAGAAGACATCTTCTCGATGCCGACGACGTCATCTTCAGCGAGCAGCGGAATGTGGGTCCCTCCAACCGTTCCAACCATGAAACCAAAAAATATGCTACAGGACATCAGACCCCAGAACCCAGTAGCAAAAGTAAAGGCAAACAGAGACACAGTCAATAAGACGACGCAGATGAGCTCAAGGTAGATTTTACGAATGGGCTCTCTGTTCAGGACAAAACCAGCTCCAATTCTTCCAAAAACTTCAGCAATTGCCATTGTAGATAATAAAAAAGCAGCTCGGTCCTGGTCAATGCCCAGACTAATGCCCAAGGGGATGATGTACAAGGAAGGTGCAAAGAATCCCAGTGTTGCAAAGAGACCAAATAATGCATAACAAATGAAACTTCTCTCCTTCAAGACGGAGAAGTCCAGTAATGGGGTTTTCTTCTCGCTTTGCTTGGAGCCGGTTTTCATCAAGATCTGCTGCATGTCAGCCTTTGGCTCCAGCTCCATGGCAGCGTGACTAGGCACATTTTTAGGTGAGGTAGTTAGCTCTACTCCTGAGTCAATGGAATCTATTGAGGTGcgtgttttctcattttcaagcATATATTGCACTTCTTTCCGATTTTCGTGGGCGGTTATTTTCAGTGAGTCTGGTCCTCTGATAATAATTGGTCTTAGCAGCGCCCCGCAGACGACGATGTTTAACTGTAGTAGGCCCACGAAGAGGAGACTGAATCTCCAGCCAATGTTCTCCTTCAGAGCTGTGATTGCTTAGATAGGCGggagcaaagaagaaataaaattgaaggtCAGTAATGGACTCAAGACCCAGGAGAAAATATTGAGAAGACATAAGGATTCAGATTTTGTAatgatttttgtaaaaatttactCAGCAGTGTGAAGGCAGTCAACCTGTACTATCTGTTATTGTAGATTTTGGTGCTCTTACGAATCAAGAAGGAGAAAATGTGCATGACGATTATTATACATAAGCAAAAATATTCAGGGTCAGGTCTCCGAAAGAGCTTTAGAGGGGTCATTTTGCCAGGCAGAGGCACAAGAAGTGAAACAGGTGTGTGACCTACATCAAGGTTTGGCAAACAGCAGGCTACAGGCCAAATCTAATCCACTGCCCGTTTGTGATAACAAAGCTTGACTGAAATGCTGCCATGTTCATTTGTTTACGTGGTCTACGGCTGCTTTTGTAactgcagagttgagtagttctGACAGATACTTTCTAGTCcatgaagcctaaaatatttactatctggctcctcctcccttttttttttttttttttggtgaggaagattggccctgagctaacatctgttgccaatcttcctcttttgcttgaagaagattggccctgagctaatatctgttgccaatcctcctctttttgcttgaggaagattgttccttagctaacatctgtgccaatcttcctctattttatatgtggcatgaTGCCATAGCATGTCTTGatgaggtgtgtaggtctgcgcccgggatccaaacctgtgaaccctgggccaccgaagtggagcgtgcaaactcaaccactccaccactgggccagccccaccatctggccttttaaaaagagaatttccAACCTTTGAGCTAGATCATtatatatccattcattcagtccTTAGTAGTAATAGATTAAGTAAAACATAAACTAAGAATCTAAAAGCttgtatgggggctggcccggtggtacagaagttaagttcgcacgttcccctcagcagcccagagtgcatgggtttggatcctgggtgtggacctacacaccacttatcaagccatgctgtggcaggtgtcccacatgtaaaatagaggaggatgggcatggaccttagctcagtgctaatcttcctcagcaaaaagaggaggattggtggtggatgttagctcagggctaatcttcctcaaaagaattttttttaaataaataaataaataaaacatataattcACCCAGAATTAAATGATACAGTTCTGTGGtttctattttatagaatgtccttAACTACTggactcctcctccttcctgccagcAAGTTGGGTCCTAGGCTGCTGACCAGAGGCAGCTAGAGGGGCAGGCTGGGCACAGAATGTGAGGCTAGGGGTATAGCCAAAGGGAGCATACAGTTCCATAGCGCAATAGGATAATGCAGGCCCCACAAGATCCTAAAGCATCTTCTTAATCGTCCCAGAAAGCATAAAGGATGtttattagcatttcatttcTCTGTATTCTCATCTTCAGGAGCTGACAGGTGTGAGAGCAGGTGGTTACCTGGTTGCCCAGAAGACATGCTTAGTGAGATAGCCCTGCATTCCTGGGGGGCCCCACCTACTTCTGCAGCATACCTTTGGCTCATACCTTTTGTTCCCCCCATTCTTATGGAAAACCTAGAATTGCAAAATGTTCTAGGTTTGGTATTTCAAGGTGCTTTACGCTGATCTGGCAATAAGTGGGCTAATTTTCTTTACTCCATTTAACATTTCTTAAGTGCCTACCGGGTGCCAGAGATATGCCCAGTGCTGGAGAAAGaagctgactaagacacagtCTCTACCCTCAGGGCGTTCACAAGCAATAGGATAACGCAGTTCTCCCCTCAacatcttattttgaaaaattccaaaCCCATAGAAAAGTGGAAAGAGTGACACTGATGTGCCTACCCGCCCTTCACCTCAATTCGACaattaacatttttctctgtctgcttatacacacacatacattcctTTTTCTAAACTATCTGAAAAGCTTCAGACGTTATGACATGTCACCCCAAAATACTTCTACACGTATCTCCTTTGAACAAGTGCCATCCACTGACACATTCATCAGGAAACGGCAGCGCGGAAATGAATCTGGGTCTCCAAGGTGAACGGTCTACTCCTTGTAGAGTAATTCACATATTAATGGCTCTTTtaacaaaggagagaaataatagcaTGAACAACGCCAAATCAATAAATTATTTACCCTGGAATGGATGTTTCAAGCCCTCCCATTGAATATGTACCATGTGTCTCCCTATTTTTGTAAACCTGCACTAGTATTAAA
Coding sequences:
- the SLC16A6 gene encoding monocarboxylate transporter 7, whose protein sequence is MTQRESQLCSRASVYTQVPDGGWGWVVAVSFFFVEVFTYGIIKSFGVFFNDLMNSFDESNSRISWIVSICVFVLTFTAPLSTVLSARFGHRLVVMAGGLLVSTGMVAASFAQQVYHMYIALGLISGLGYCFSFLPTVTILSQYFDKRRSVVTAVASTGECFAMFGFAPAITALKENIGWRFSLLFVGLLQLNIVVCGALLRPIIIRGPDSLKITAHENRKEVQYMLENEKTRTSIDSIDSGVELTTSPKNVPSHAAMELEPKADMQQILMKTGSKQSEKKTPLLDFSVLKERSFICYALFGLFATLGFFAPSLYIIPLGISLGIDQDRAAFLLSTMAIAEVFGRIGAGFVLNREPIRKIYLELICVVLLTVSLFAFTFATGFWGLMSCSIFFGFMVGTVGGTHIPLLAEDDVVGIEKMSSAAGVYVFIQSIAGLAGPPLAGLLVDQSKIYSRAFYSCAAGMFLAAVCLALVRPCKKGLCPRHQGGRAKAESRHGKVLQDIPEDFLEMDLGKNEHKVHMKMEPV